In Cupriavidus basilensis, the following proteins share a genomic window:
- a CDS encoding CHAD domain-containing protein, whose amino-acid sequence MVSCTEPSELRAQAHALTVLPHLASTDVATLEHLASDFLVSNDPEVSHQLRVALRRLRVLLWAYQDLLPDALAKYWRQQLGEMAAQISAPRNWDVIIDELLRAAIPPSHPSVLILLETLEGIRHRAREESRSAFSLTKPRLLISAFTVALDQVAGARPDKSETVGEFARARVETASRRLNRQLGRAMDGSFRELHQTRIQIKRLRYLLEYFSPVLTKADRKRIRRLTALQGALGELNDVVVAASYISEFPTEPEHAPTQKLFLRWLSEEKKTRRHKAVIALRQLVRKMPEA is encoded by the coding sequence ATGGTTAGCTGCACAGAGCCTTCTGAGTTGCGAGCGCAAGCTCACGCACTCACGGTGCTTCCGCACCTAGCATCCACTGATGTAGCGACATTAGAACATTTAGCCTCAGACTTTCTCGTAAGCAATGACCCCGAGGTAAGCCATCAACTACGGGTCGCCCTTCGTAGGCTCCGTGTGCTGCTGTGGGCCTATCAGGACTTGCTGCCAGATGCACTCGCCAAGTATTGGCGACAACAACTTGGGGAGATGGCAGCCCAAATCAGCGCCCCACGGAACTGGGATGTCATCATTGATGAGCTGCTGCGCGCCGCAATCCCGCCAAGCCATCCATCTGTTCTGATATTGCTGGAAACCTTGGAGGGCATCAGGCACAGAGCTCGCGAGGAAAGCCGCAGTGCCTTCAGCCTCACAAAGCCCCGCCTGCTTATTTCCGCCTTCACGGTCGCCCTGGACCAAGTTGCCGGCGCGCGACCCGATAAGTCCGAAACCGTTGGTGAGTTTGCGCGGGCCCGTGTGGAAACGGCATCCCGCCGCCTGAATAGACAGCTGGGCCGTGCCATGGACGGGAGCTTCAGAGAACTCCACCAGACCCGCATCCAAATTAAGCGGCTGCGCTATCTACTTGAATATTTCTCGCCTGTGCTCACGAAGGCAGACCGCAAGCGCATCAGGCGGCTCACGGCGCTTCAGGGCGCCCTGGGCGAGTTGAATGACGTCGTCGTTGCAGCAAGTTATATTTCTGAGTTCCCGACGGAACCCGAGCATGCACCGACGCAGAAACTTTTCCTCCGATGGCTATCGGAGGAAAAGAAGACCAGGCGGCACAAAGCCGTCATCGCGCTTCGACAACTGGTGCGGAAAATGCCGGAAGCTTGA
- a CDS encoding DUF3562 domain-containing protein has protein sequence MKQAYLDALRDLSADARVHDYLHFFVVKRVITTLRNRRTE, from the coding sequence GTGAAGCAAGCCTACCTTGATGCATTGCGCGATTTGAGCGCCGACGCGCGAGTCCACGACTACCTGCATTTCTTCGTGGTGAAGCGTGTCATCACCACGCTCCGTAACCGCCGTACCGAATAG
- a CDS encoding phosphodiesterase has translation MSIAECIEQELLRAVFQPIGCLASGEILGYEALIRGPVGSALESPQELFEQAQREGRMVRLERFAARVCIAAFARAGLPGKLFLNFSAEAIREMVSCEIDVRQFLGAVRFPVERIVVELTEQTSPEPLESLESSLRVLREAGAQLALDDYGQGNANLGLWIALRPDYVKIDRSIVNGVAKSPFRLAALRCMQELANAGNAILIAEGLETVEDLTVCRDIGITFAQGFVLGKPSPKPSVKLEAQARAAIGANAISVFPEAVKLAPRAFSASRLLINAPSVAPATRNDDVLNILTRHPSLHAVAIVKSGRPIGLINRRTFVDAYALPYHRELFGRRSCMEFANTSPMLVEKNASMEQLAQLLTSEDQRYLSDGLVIVEQGQYVGLATGEDLVRAVTEVRIEAARYANPLTFLPGNMPIDAHIRRLVESGAPFHACYCDLNSFKPFNDHYGYWLGDEMLKLAAGVLSEACDQHKDFLGHVGGDDFLILFQTEDWESRVRTAMKRFNASAVQLYAPVDIEAGGIQSEDRHGDLRFYGFVTIAVGVVPVGLCSNIGCDDIATLAAAAKREAKRSGDNFYVCRNN, from the coding sequence ATGTCCATTGCAGAATGCATAGAGCAGGAGCTGCTAAGAGCGGTTTTCCAGCCTATCGGGTGCCTTGCCTCGGGAGAGATTCTGGGATACGAGGCATTGATTCGAGGCCCCGTGGGGTCGGCTCTAGAGAGTCCTCAGGAACTCTTCGAGCAGGCGCAACGCGAGGGTCGCATGGTTCGGCTGGAGCGGTTCGCGGCCCGGGTATGCATTGCTGCTTTTGCGCGAGCGGGCCTGCCAGGAAAACTATTTCTCAATTTCAGTGCGGAGGCCATCCGCGAGATGGTCAGTTGCGAAATCGATGTTCGCCAATTCTTGGGCGCGGTTCGATTTCCCGTTGAACGGATAGTCGTCGAACTCACCGAACAGACTAGTCCGGAGCCTCTGGAGTCCCTGGAATCCTCCCTTCGCGTGCTTAGAGAAGCGGGGGCCCAACTCGCGCTGGATGACTATGGGCAGGGCAATGCTAATCTCGGTCTCTGGATTGCCTTGCGGCCAGATTACGTCAAGATTGACCGCTCCATCGTCAACGGTGTCGCAAAATCTCCTTTTCGCCTTGCTGCGCTGCGGTGTATGCAGGAGCTCGCCAATGCCGGCAACGCCATATTGATAGCAGAGGGCCTTGAGACTGTGGAAGACCTGACGGTCTGCCGTGACATTGGCATTACATTTGCGCAGGGGTTCGTGCTTGGCAAGCCAAGTCCAAAGCCTAGCGTAAAGCTTGAGGCGCAAGCACGGGCCGCCATTGGTGCCAATGCGATATCGGTGTTTCCAGAAGCGGTCAAGTTGGCACCTCGCGCGTTTTCGGCGAGTAGGCTCTTGATAAACGCACCAAGCGTAGCGCCGGCAACGCGTAACGACGATGTCCTAAATATCTTGACGAGGCATCCGAGTCTGCATGCTGTCGCTATTGTGAAGAGTGGTAGGCCCATCGGTCTGATTAATCGGCGGACTTTTGTTGACGCCTACGCGCTTCCTTATCATCGGGAACTCTTTGGCAGGAGGAGTTGCATGGAGTTCGCAAACACTTCTCCAATGCTGGTGGAGAAGAACGCGTCGATGGAGCAGTTGGCCCAACTGTTGACTAGCGAGGACCAACGCTATCTGTCTGATGGGCTGGTCATCGTCGAGCAGGGTCAGTATGTCGGTCTGGCGACAGGGGAAGACTTGGTGCGCGCCGTCACGGAAGTACGCATCGAGGCGGCGAGATATGCCAACCCGCTGACGTTCCTGCCGGGCAATATGCCAATCGATGCTCATATCAGAAGACTGGTTGAGAGTGGTGCCCCCTTTCATGCATGCTATTGCGACCTCAACAGCTTCAAGCCCTTCAATGACCATTATGGCTACTGGCTGGGGGATGAAATGCTAAAGCTGGCGGCGGGCGTTCTGAGCGAGGCGTGCGACCAGCACAAGGATTTCCTTGGGCACGTGGGAGGGGACGATTTTCTTATCCTTTTTCAGACCGAGGACTGGGAATCACGCGTCCGCACAGCGATGAAGCGATTCAACGCGAGCGCAGTACAACTCTATGCACCTGTCGATATCGAGGCTGGTGGCATCCAGAGTGAGGACCGCCATGGAGATTTGCGCTTCTATGGATTTGTGACAATTGCAGTAGGTGTTGTCCCGGTTGGCCTATGTTCAAATATTGGTTGCGACGATATTGCCACTCTGGCTGCTGCCGCGAAACGTGAAGCGAAGCGGTCTGGCGACAACTTTTATGTCTGTCGTAACAATTGA
- a CDS encoding methyl-accepting chemotaxis protein — translation MSLPTQFPILRRFRSLSLIARLCFALAFVYVFGAAVGVTGIGSLVFVRHTTDHLYDNDLGGALIAEQAQSAIAETARAQLSLTAATSGEEREVAKQEMLNGMKTLDTLLADTRLTTNSVVADARSEHKKAKEMASAYIELMLRQPLDAIQFDATVSVDGHFLAEQLQRLTVTVRKLKDQQLAQAKATMASASASQSSAQLIMVGLLAISLLASVAMAYAIARQVRTELGGEPADATRVVDRIAAGDLSLAIAVRKGDTSSMLANLAKMQLELRNILSGIKDAAASVSVATKEISSGNQDLSLRTEQQAVLLERAATSMQELLEDVNQARAEAKESSAIAAAMLEATTDGSKVTERLAGKMTDLHGHSRSVAEIVQLIETIAFQTNILALNASVEAARAGSQGRGFAVVAAEVRTLAQRCAAAAKEIGGVIARTVADVDAGAALARDATVSMAGVRQSVERTVAFATAMQATSQSQADKIQRLSTAVHAMDASTQQNSALVEQVAAAASMLHQQAEGLSVDVATFKLDVSGLTRA, via the coding sequence ATGTCTCTTCCTACCCAGTTTCCCATTTTGCGCCGCTTCCGCTCACTGTCGCTCATCGCTCGGCTATGCTTCGCGCTCGCTTTTGTCTATGTATTCGGTGCAGCCGTCGGTGTGACCGGGATAGGAAGCCTCGTATTTGTCAGGCATACCACAGACCATCTGTACGATAACGACCTGGGTGGCGCCTTGATTGCGGAGCAAGCGCAATCCGCCATCGCCGAGACCGCCCGTGCCCAACTCTCATTGACGGCCGCCACGAGCGGGGAGGAACGTGAGGTCGCAAAACAGGAGATGTTGAATGGGATGAAGACACTCGACACCCTGCTTGCCGACACCCGCCTCACCACAAACAGCGTCGTTGCAGACGCGCGCAGCGAACACAAGAAGGCGAAGGAGATGGCCAGCGCCTATATCGAGCTGATGCTGCGGCAGCCGCTTGATGCCATCCAGTTCGACGCCACCGTATCCGTGGATGGCCATTTCCTTGCGGAGCAACTGCAACGCCTCACGGTGACGGTCCGGAAGCTCAAAGACCAGCAATTGGCACAGGCGAAGGCTACGATGGCTTCTGCCTCGGCGTCGCAAAGCTCAGCCCAACTCATCATGGTGGGACTGCTTGCCATCAGCCTGCTTGCCTCGGTGGCGATGGCCTATGCCATTGCTCGGCAAGTGAGGACCGAGCTTGGTGGTGAGCCAGCGGACGCGACGCGCGTCGTCGACCGTATCGCTGCCGGTGACCTCAGCCTGGCCATTGCAGTACGAAAGGGGGATACCTCCAGCATGCTGGCAAATCTGGCCAAGATGCAGTTGGAGCTCAGGAACATTCTGTCTGGTATTAAGGATGCCGCAGCCTCGGTCTCGGTCGCGACGAAGGAGATATCGTCGGGCAATCAAGATTTATCGTTGCGCACTGAGCAGCAGGCTGTCTTGCTCGAGCGGGCAGCGACGTCAATGCAAGAGCTGCTTGAAGATGTCAACCAAGCCCGGGCCGAAGCGAAGGAGTCCAGCGCAATCGCGGCCGCCATGCTGGAAGCGACGACAGATGGAAGCAAGGTCACAGAGCGTCTCGCCGGAAAGATGACCGACTTGCATGGCCATTCCCGCTCGGTTGCTGAGATTGTGCAGCTTATCGAGACTATCGCTTTTCAGACGAACATACTGGCGTTGAACGCTTCCGTGGAGGCTGCCAGGGCAGGTAGCCAAGGGCGCGGCTTTGCGGTCGTTGCTGCGGAAGTGCGAACGCTGGCTCAACGCTGTGCCGCCGCTGCAAAGGAGATTGGTGGAGTCATCGCAAGAACCGTAGCGGACGTGGATGCAGGTGCGGCTCTGGCTCGCGACGCGACTGTGTCAATGGCCGGCGTACGGCAATCGGTTGAGCGGACAGTAGCGTTCGCTACCGCGATGCAGGCGACTAGTCAGAGTCAGGCGGACAAGATTCAAAGGCTCAGCACAGCGGTGCATGCGATGGACGCATCGACACAGCAGAACTCCGCGTTGGTCGAGCAAGTCGCCGCTGCGGCAAGCATGCTGCATCAACAGGCTGAAGGTCTTTCTGTCGATGTGGCGACTTTCAAGCTTGACGTCTCTGGTCTTACCCGAGCATGA
- a CDS encoding DUF3562 domain-containing protein: MKTEDQDHLVVRIAMETGFPAEVVRETYLAAFLELSADARVHVYLPLFAAKRAIARLRNVNGESGIQTLSSGLTAQEALMDFQVEVEPELRANRPAASEAGVASHHSAHDGAALVPSAICG; this comes from the coding sequence ATGAAAACAGAGGACCAAGACCATCTAGTCGTAAGAATCGCGATGGAGACAGGCTTCCCCGCCGAGGTCGTCCGGGAAACCTACCTCGCTGCTTTCCTAGAACTAAGCGCCGATGCCCGAGTTCACGTCTATCTGCCTTTGTTCGCAGCAAAGCGCGCAATCGCTCGGCTGCGCAATGTCAACGGCGAGTCCGGAATTCAAACACTCTCCTCCGGCTTGACGGCACAAGAGGCCCTTATGGACTTTCAGGTAGAAGTGGAACCTGAGCTCCGTGCGAACCGCCCCGCCGCGAGCGAGGCCGGAGTTGCGAGCCACCACTCTGCTCACGATGGCGCAGCATTGGTACCGAGCGCTATATGTGGGTAG
- a CDS encoding glycosyltransferase family 4 protein codes for MKVLLTNFHRGNGGGHDTYVMSLLGELARNHDITLAVPHTSRLFRLAGSLALVRLQALDFSPRGLAWLKELWVLWRLLSFGRFDIIHVNGSSDHKLVMLTRLVAVRRPCIVFTKHNDHQSRSVGNSLRAWLGTPCYRRKRLRGDQAERLAVL; via the coding sequence ATGAAAGTTCTACTCACGAATTTCCACCGAGGAAATGGCGGAGGCCACGATACTTACGTTATGAGCCTGTTGGGTGAATTGGCGCGGAACCACGATATAACACTGGCCGTTCCTCACACGAGCAGGCTATTTCGGCTGGCGGGCTCACTCGCATTGGTTCGCTTGCAGGCACTTGACTTCTCGCCACGGGGTCTTGCTTGGTTAAAGGAGTTGTGGGTGCTCTGGCGGCTTCTCAGCTTCGGGCGATTCGACATCATTCATGTCAATGGCTCCTCCGACCATAAGCTTGTTATGCTTACCAGGCTTGTTGCAGTCCGTCGGCCATGCATTGTGTTCACCAAACACAATGACCACCAGAGTCGCAGTGTGGGCAATTCCTTGCGTGCATGGCTAGGAACACCATGTTATCGCCGTAAGCGGTTACGTGGCGACCAAGCTGAGCGACTCGCCGTATTATAA
- a CDS encoding DUF6969 family protein: protein MRAQEEHGEGKVRRQQVRAKMCPEMRPQELISVAWLRQSTSPASDAARVAGLRLLNVYADLAQREEHLLGGLLRGQAPRQWTHYPEEDAIDVKSGYQWFYHSHSPEDRPGTSEHGHIHLFARPELWGRRFRSRREVVFSKHTGGAEHSVSTRHLLTIGFDAKGLPKSLFMVNSWVTGDLMLSTETTTELLDRMVLDTGNADVDAVIESVTRLFRTEIRDLLVRRDEVLFGFKGDSVLSNESLEVLSELAIDVDSKLSDWDGSLDSLVQSDHRSSWP, encoded by the coding sequence GTGCGCGCCCAGGAAGAGCATGGAGAAGGCAAAGTGCGGCGCCAACAAGTGCGCGCCAAAATGTGCCCCGAAATGCGCCCCCAAGAGCTGATATCCGTGGCCTGGCTCCGGCAGTCAACGAGTCCGGCCAGTGACGCCGCGCGCGTCGCTGGCTTGCGCTTGCTCAATGTCTATGCGGACCTGGCCCAGCGAGAGGAACATCTTTTAGGTGGCCTGTTGCGCGGTCAGGCGCCGAGGCAATGGACGCACTATCCGGAAGAAGATGCTATCGACGTGAAGAGCGGGTACCAGTGGTTCTATCACTCACACTCCCCCGAGGACCGGCCTGGCACCTCGGAACATGGACATATTCACTTGTTTGCGCGCCCCGAACTTTGGGGTCGACGGTTTCGGTCGCGGCGAGAAGTGGTGTTCTCAAAACATACGGGGGGAGCCGAACATTCGGTCAGCACGAGGCATCTGCTGACAATCGGCTTCGATGCCAAGGGGCTTCCGAAGAGCCTCTTTATGGTCAACAGCTGGGTGACCGGCGATTTGATGCTCAGCACCGAAACAACGACTGAACTGCTGGACCGCATGGTGCTGGACACCGGCAATGCGGATGTGGATGCCGTCATCGAATCGGTCACGCGCCTTTTTAGAACCGAAATACGGGACTTGCTTGTGAGGCGAGATGAGGTGCTCTTCGGATTCAAGGGCGACAGCGTGCTTTCCAACGAGTCGCTTGAGGTGCTCTCAGAGCTTGCAATTGACGTCGACTCGAAACTTTCTGATTGGGATGGGTCGTTGGATTCTTTGGTCCAGAGCGACCACAGGTCTTCCTGGCCTTGA
- a CDS encoding c-type cytochrome, with product MKKLTLTALMALCTASVLFSPTASAEGDASALTVRPAGYKPREGDAKLGERLFHDPKLSTNGMSCATCHANHASYSDSFAKPYPHTVVMARDQLGRKQVYLDEMIQACMVMPMAAKPLPWDSKELAALVAFVEQEQRTFKPTKQ from the coding sequence ATGAAAAAACTCACGCTCACCGCGCTGATGGCGCTGTGTACTGCCTCGGTCCTGTTCTCCCCGACCGCTTCCGCCGAGGGTGATGCGAGTGCGCTGACCGTGCGCCCTGCTGGCTACAAGCCCCGCGAGGGCGACGCAAAGCTCGGCGAAAGGCTCTTCCACGACCCCAAGCTGTCAACGAACGGGATGTCCTGCGCGACCTGCCACGCCAACCATGCCTCGTATTCGGACAGTTTTGCGAAGCCCTATCCACACACGGTCGTCATGGCTAGGGACCAACTGGGACGCAAGCAGGTTTACCTGGACGAGATGATTCAGGCCTGCATGGTGATGCCCATGGCCGCCAAGCCGCTGCCCTGGGACTCAAAGGAATTGGCGGCGCTGGTCGCCTTCGTTGAACAAGAGCAAAGAACGTTTAAGCCGACGAAACAGTAA
- a CDS encoding thioredoxin family protein, whose product MKILRTVVAIGLTTLVSLARAGEIRPYTPQVFDQLTHAGNPVVVEVSATWCPTCKAQKPVIEGLLKQSAYQDVTVLTVDFDTNKAALKKFKVGMQSTLVAFKGASEVGRSVGDTTPSGIESLIRKTVN is encoded by the coding sequence ATGAAAATCTTGCGAACAGTCGTTGCGATTGGCCTCACCACTCTGGTTTCGTTGGCCAGGGCCGGCGAAATCCGGCCTTACACACCACAGGTGTTCGACCAACTGACCCACGCGGGCAACCCCGTGGTCGTTGAGGTCAGCGCAACTTGGTGCCCGACCTGCAAGGCACAAAAGCCCGTCATCGAAGGCCTCCTGAAGCAGTCCGCCTACCAGGATGTAACGGTGCTGACCGTCGACTTCGACACCAACAAGGCCGCGCTGAAGAAGTTCAAGGTTGGCATGCAAAGCACGCTGGTGGCCTTCAAGGGCGCTTCGGAAGTCGGGCGGTCGGTTGGCGATACGACGCCTTCCGGCATCGAAAGCCTCATCAGGAAAACGGTCAATTGA
- a CDS encoding cytochrome c biogenesis CcdA family protein has protein sequence MELGFGSYGFGFLAGLLSTLSPCVLPLVPVLLGSATSMHPRAPLALAGGLAISYATIGTLLAWAGTALSIDTGVFRLLGATTLALLGVVLLSGSLQQRFATATSGLSAAGSSLISLAQPDGLWGQFAIGLMLGVVWSPCVGPTLGAAVVLASQGSHLPQAALLMGVFGIGAALPVVALAYVSRGAMVKMRGNLMRAGKTGKIAMGVIMVAVAGLMLSGTDKAMEAWLVDHSPAWLTALTTRF, from the coding sequence ATGGAACTCGGTTTCGGCTCCTACGGATTTGGCTTTCTGGCCGGGCTCCTTTCAACGCTGTCGCCTTGCGTCCTGCCTCTTGTTCCCGTCCTGCTCGGGTCGGCAACAAGTATGCACCCGCGTGCACCACTCGCACTCGCCGGTGGTCTGGCCATTTCCTACGCAACTATCGGGACCCTGCTCGCCTGGGCCGGGACGGCCCTGAGCATCGACACCGGTGTTTTTCGTCTTCTGGGGGCGACGACGCTCGCCCTGCTGGGCGTCGTCCTGCTGTCAGGTAGCCTGCAGCAGCGCTTCGCCACCGCCACGTCGGGCCTGAGCGCCGCTGGCAGCAGCCTGATTTCCCTGGCACAACCTGACGGGCTGTGGGGCCAGTTCGCCATTGGCCTAATGTTGGGCGTGGTGTGGAGTCCCTGCGTGGGCCCCACCCTTGGTGCGGCTGTCGTGCTTGCCAGCCAGGGTTCGCATTTGCCGCAGGCCGCGCTGCTCATGGGCGTATTTGGAATCGGCGCGGCCTTACCCGTCGTAGCCTTGGCCTACGTTTCTCGTGGTGCCATGGTGAAAATGCGCGGCAACCTCATGCGGGCGGGAAAGACTGGAAAAATTGCGATGGGCGTCATCATGGTGGCCGTCGCCGGGCTTATGCTGAGCGGAACCGACAAGGCCATGGAGGCCTGGCTGGTGGACCATTCCCCTGCGTGGCTCACCGCATTGACCACGCGTTTCTAA
- a CDS encoding YgaP family membrane protein: protein MFYVKNVPNWERTLRVIMGLMSLGYAVMNWGGSSLAIGLGITGAMLAMTGLFGFCPMCAMVGRKLDKRQ, encoded by the coding sequence ATGTTCTATGTGAAGAATGTCCCGAATTGGGAACGCACCCTGCGCGTCATCATGGGCCTGATGAGCCTGGGCTATGCCGTGATGAACTGGGGTGGTTCGAGCTTGGCCATCGGCCTGGGCATCACGGGCGCGATGCTGGCCATGACCGGCTTGTTCGGCTTTTGTCCCATGTGCGCGATGGTGGGTCGCAAACTGGACAAGAGGCAGTAG
- a CDS encoding RNA polymerase sigma factor produces MAASGIERENLILAAQTGDPAAISRLLAVCQADARRYAYKHCQASDVDDAVQESLLIISRKVKGLKAAAAFSSWLFMVIKRECRRLERMMFKHDPLPEDIAEELLARRSDDALRVDLANALESLPAHYLEVVLLRDFEELTIAEIAQRLGEPHGAIKSRLHRARELVREYMLGPDITPHPPPAGP; encoded by the coding sequence ATGGCGGCGAGCGGAATCGAACGTGAAAACCTGATACTGGCCGCGCAGACGGGAGACCCGGCCGCCATCTCCCGTCTGCTGGCTGTCTGTCAGGCCGATGCGCGGCGCTATGCCTACAAGCACTGCCAGGCCAGCGATGTCGACGATGCCGTACAGGAGTCGCTGCTTATCATCTCGCGCAAGGTCAAAGGACTCAAGGCGGCGGCGGCGTTTTCTTCCTGGCTCTTCATGGTCATCAAGCGCGAATGCCGCAGGCTTGAGCGGATGATGTTCAAACACGACCCGCTGCCGGAGGATATTGCCGAGGAACTGCTGGCCCGCAGAAGTGACGATGCCCTCCGGGTTGACCTCGCCAATGCCCTCGAGTCCCTGCCCGCGCACTATCTGGAAGTTGTTCTGCTGCGCGATTTCGAAGAATTGACGATTGCCGAGATTGCGCAACGCCTGGGCGAGCCCCATGGCGCCATCAAGAGCCGGTTACATCGCGCACGGGAATTGGTGCGCGAATACATGCTGGGTCCGGATATCACCCCGCATCCGCCACCCGCTGGGCCGTGA
- a CDS encoding GDCCVxC domain-containing (seleno)protein, with the protein MSTPPTDATTVQLRSTLTCPACGQAVELEMPTDACLFFYECEGCHMRLRPLPGDCWVFCSYGSVKCPSMQRARRCCSVSAISEVRPQ; encoded by the coding sequence ATGAGCACGCCCCCAACGGATGCAACTACAGTTCAATTGCGTTCGACACTGACCTGTCCGGCGTGTGGCCAGGCCGTCGAACTTGAAATGCCCACAGATGCGTGCCTCTTCTTTTACGAGTGCGAGGGCTGCCATATGCGGCTTCGTCCGTTGCCTGGCGACTGCTGGGTCTTTTGCAGCTACGGCTCCGTGAAGTGTCCGTCCATGCAGAGAGCTCGTCGCTGTTGCAGCGTCAGCGCGATATCAGAGGTGAGGCCGCAGTAA
- a CDS encoding ArsR/SmtB family transcription factor, whose amino-acid sequence MRELKNHLYEQVARIGKAIASPKRLELIELLCQGEKSVETLAVQAEISVKLTSAHLKELRNAGLVETRRDGKYVLYRLASTSVADLWVNLRSEAEERLVDLQVALASIVDHSDDLEELDRAAILKKAKAGEVLILDVRPAEEFAAAHLPHARSLPLSELKKKLAALPKDTPVVAYCRGPFCLMARDAVKLLRNKGYRAFHLADGVAEWRAHGLPVEA is encoded by the coding sequence ATGAGAGAACTAAAGAACCACCTGTATGAGCAGGTAGCGCGCATCGGAAAAGCTATCGCCAGCCCCAAACGATTGGAGTTGATTGAACTCCTGTGCCAAGGGGAAAAGTCTGTCGAGACACTGGCTGTCCAGGCAGAAATCAGCGTGAAGCTGACGAGTGCGCATCTCAAGGAGCTTCGCAATGCAGGTCTAGTTGAGACCCGCAGGGACGGCAAATATGTGCTGTACCGCCTGGCAAGCACCAGCGTTGCTGACCTATGGGTGAACCTGCGGTCGGAAGCCGAAGAGCGGCTGGTGGACTTGCAGGTGGCGCTCGCGTCTATCGTCGACCACAGCGACGACTTGGAGGAGCTCGACCGGGCTGCCATCCTGAAGAAGGCCAAGGCTGGGGAAGTACTAATTCTTGACGTGCGGCCAGCCGAGGAATTCGCCGCTGCCCACTTGCCGCACGCTCGTTCGTTGCCGTTGAGCGAACTTAAGAAGAAGCTCGCTGCCCTCCCAAAGGACACGCCAGTGGTTGCCTATTGTCGAGGACCCTTCTGCCTGATGGCCAGGGACGCCGTCAAACTGCTGCGAAACAAGGGCTACCGCGCCTTCCACTTGGCTGATGGGGTAGCCGAGTGGCGCGCGCATGGGCTGCCTGTAGAGGCGTAG
- a CDS encoding DsrE/DsrF/TusD sulfur relay family protein, translating to MKTLVVLNDAPYGNERTYNGTRLAGALARQEGNEVRGFLMGDAALAAHRHQKVPSGFYNLEAMLGSVVSHAGVIDVCGSCMDARGMTAEGLIAGAHRSNLDELMQWTTWSDKALVF from the coding sequence ATGAAGACTCTTGTCGTACTCAACGATGCTCCATATGGCAACGAACGTACTTACAACGGCACACGGTTGGCAGGGGCACTAGCTCGCCAGGAAGGCAACGAAGTCAGGGGCTTCCTCATGGGCGACGCGGCATTGGCTGCGCACCGTCACCAGAAGGTGCCAAGCGGCTTCTACAACCTCGAGGCGATGCTCGGCTCCGTTGTCAGCCACGCCGGTGTCATCGATGTCTGTGGCTCCTGCATGGATGCGCGCGGCATGACGGCGGAAGGCCTTATTGCAGGCGCTCACCGCAGCAATCTCGACGAGTTGATGCAATGGACCACCTGGTCCGACAAGGCGCTGGTGTTTTGA
- a CDS encoding MBL fold metallo-hydrolase, whose translation MFFRQRLAENATLSYFFGCAGIGKAVAVDVVAGDEDWFIAEAKNAGVVIAHVIDTHVHADHYSGSPVLARRVGAPYYLHESNKTQVAFDFAPLTDGQRLEAGNVLVDVLHTPGHTLDSVCLLVRDLRRGDEPWFVITGDTLFVGAVGRPDLAGQEREMAARLYDSLHQKLLTLPADLEIYPGHQAGSACGAGLSGKPASTIGFEKRFNPMLSMSREAFVDAVTVDIPPQPQDMARIIEANRHGIAPEVACP comes from the coding sequence ATGTTCTTCCGTCAGCGTCTCGCAGAGAACGCCACTCTTTCCTATTTCTTTGGCTGCGCTGGTATCGGCAAGGCCGTTGCCGTCGACGTGGTTGCCGGTGATGAGGACTGGTTCATCGCCGAAGCCAAAAACGCGGGCGTCGTGATTGCCCACGTCATCGACACACATGTGCATGCTGACCACTACTCTGGCAGCCCCGTGCTGGCGCGACGAGTCGGCGCGCCGTATTACCTGCACGAAAGCAACAAGACCCAGGTCGCGTTCGACTTCGCGCCCCTGACCGATGGACAGCGGCTTGAGGCGGGCAATGTGCTGGTCGACGTGTTGCACACTCCCGGCCATACACTCGACAGCGTCTGCTTGCTTGTACGCGACCTGCGCCGAGGCGACGAGCCTTGGTTTGTCATCACCGGTGACACGCTCTTCGTCGGCGCTGTCGGACGTCCGGACCTCGCTGGTCAAGAGCGAGAGATGGCCGCCCGGTTGTACGACAGCTTGCACCAGAAGCTCCTGACCCTGCCTGCCGACCTTGAGATTTACCCGGGACACCAGGCCGGTAGCGCCTGTGGCGCGGGGTTGTCTGGGAAGCCCGCATCCACCATCGGATTCGAGAAGCGCTTCAACCCGATGCTATCCATGTCGCGTGAGGCCTTTGTCGATGCTGTGACTGTCGACATCCCCCCGCAACCGCAAGACATGGCACGCATCATTGAGGCCAATCGGCATGGCATTGCGCCCGAGGTCGCGTGCCCTTGA